Proteins found in one Streptomyces sp. CB09001 genomic segment:
- a CDS encoding sigma-70 family RNA polymerase sigma factor, whose translation MRSSPETTTRTTGAHRAHREARDRTAARALAQPPARRPPARYAAYDAYLDSLFTYCLSVLCDHEAATAALADVLAIAERRGHRGHRGPGPAADRRAWLYALARWACLRKLAEAKQKRPSSHAAGRPAPATTPTATTPATDETRQRHRSELALLAWPEAAGTTPEQREALELAVRHHLTPHEVAAVLGMDLAATRELLASAACEVERTRAALAVVETGTCAGVARLTGDNRYVLSSALRRELVRHVDDCPRCRRTAERAIPGRWPGTSVTPAELPVLEAPRTALHVALAHTPRARAAAPRFDRRGFPMDPKDRAARRDRLRARAVTTTVVATVVAAPVLALWAAYRGTPVVEGEEGRSASASEAQDPDALDGESAGGAYGYENAGNASTTPGTGFGEKGEADVSVEVVGVSGAGEKGAGHLEVTAGHDGDTTLVTLTATGDAPVHWSASAGASWLYLSQSSGTLRPGEAVTVRVYVDHLREPSGRWSARVSVAPAGAVVAIEGYGTAPAPSRPGPRPGPPDDTSSPSHPGGDPDPAPSPSTSQPPDPTPTDDPSPTPPDPDPTTNEPSPTGGTDGSSPPPTSGPSPSAG comes from the coding sequence ATGAGGAGCAGTCCGGAAACCACGACCCGCACGACCGGCGCACACCGGGCGCACCGGGAAGCGCGTGACCGCACCGCGGCGAGGGCCCTGGCGCAGCCGCCGGCGCGGCGCCCACCCGCGCGTTACGCCGCGTACGACGCGTATCTGGACAGCCTGTTCACGTACTGCCTGTCCGTGCTCTGCGACCACGAGGCCGCGACCGCCGCCCTGGCCGACGTCCTCGCCATCGCCGAGCGCCGGGGCCACCGCGGCCACCGCGGCCCCGGCCCCGCGGCCGACCGCAGGGCCTGGCTGTACGCGCTGGCCCGCTGGGCCTGCCTGCGCAAGCTGGCCGAGGCCAAGCAGAAACGTCCGAGCAGCCACGCGGCGGGCCGCCCCGCACCCGCCACCACCCCCACAGCCACCACCCCCGCAACCGACGAGACCCGCCAGCGGCACCGCAGCGAACTCGCCCTCCTCGCCTGGCCGGAGGCCGCCGGCACCACCCCCGAGCAGCGCGAGGCCCTCGAACTGGCCGTGCGCCACCACCTCACCCCCCACGAGGTCGCCGCCGTCCTCGGCATGGACCTCGCCGCCACCAGGGAACTGCTCGCCTCGGCCGCCTGCGAGGTGGAACGCACCCGAGCCGCCCTGGCCGTCGTGGAGACCGGCACCTGCGCGGGTGTCGCCCGCCTCACCGGCGACAATCGGTACGTCCTCAGCAGCGCCCTGCGCCGCGAGCTGGTCCGGCACGTCGACGACTGCCCGCGCTGTCGCCGGACCGCGGAGCGCGCGATCCCCGGCCGCTGGCCCGGCACCAGCGTCACCCCCGCCGAACTGCCCGTCCTGGAGGCCCCCCGCACCGCGCTGCACGTCGCCCTGGCCCACACTCCGCGCGCGCGGGCCGCCGCCCCGCGCTTCGACCGGCGCGGTTTCCCCATGGACCCGAAGGATCGCGCGGCCCGGCGGGACCGGCTGCGCGCCCGTGCCGTCACCACCACCGTCGTCGCCACCGTCGTGGCCGCCCCGGTGCTCGCCCTGTGGGCGGCGTACCGGGGGACCCCCGTGGTCGAGGGCGAGGAGGGCCGCTCGGCCAGCGCCAGCGAGGCGCAGGACCCGGACGCCCTGGACGGCGAGTCCGCGGGCGGCGCCTACGGGTACGAGAACGCCGGCAACGCGAGCACCACCCCGGGCACCGGCTTCGGCGAGAAGGGCGAGGCCGACGTCTCCGTGGAGGTCGTCGGCGTCTCCGGCGCCGGTGAGAAGGGAGCCGGTCACCTGGAGGTGACGGCGGGCCACGACGGCGACACCACGCTGGTCACCCTCACCGCGACCGGCGACGCCCCGGTGCACTGGTCGGCGTCCGCCGGCGCCTCCTGGCTCTACCTGAGCCAGTCCTCCGGGACCCTGCGCCCCGGCGAGGCCGTGACGGTCAGGGTGTACGTCGACCACCTGCGCGAGCCGTCCGGCCGGTGGAGCGCACGGGTGTCCGTCGCGCCCGCCGGCGCGGTCGTGGCGATCGAGGGCTACGGCACCGCGCCCGCCCCGTCCCGCCCGGGCCCGCGCCCCGGCCCGCCGGACGACACGTCGTCCCCGTCCCACCCGGGCGGTGACCCGGACCCGGCCCCGTCACCGTCCACGTCGCAGCCGCCGGACCCCACGCCCACCGACGACCCGTCGCCGACCCCGCCCGACCCGGACCCGACGACGAACGAACCGTCCCCGACCGGCGGCACGGACGGCTCGTCCCCACCACCGACGAGCGGCCCGAGCCCATCCGCCGGGTAG
- the radA gene encoding DNA repair protein RadA has protein sequence MAARTKSAKERPSYRCTECGWQTAKWLGRCPECQAWGTVEEYGAPAVRTTTPGRVTTSAVPIGQVDGRQATARSTGVPELDRVLGGGLVPGAVVLVAGEPGVGKSTLLLDVAAKSASEEHRTLYVTGEESASQVRLRADRIHAIDDHLYLAAETDLAAVLGHLDAVKPSLLILDSVQTVASPEIDGAPGGMAQVREVAGALIRASKERGMSTLLVGHVTKDGAIAGPRLLEHLVDVVLHFEGDRHARLRLVRGVKNRYGTTDEVGCFELHDEGITGLADPSGLFLTRRAEPVPGTCLTVTLEGRRPLVAEVQALTVDSQIPSPRRTTSGLETSRVSMMLAVLEQRGRISALGKRDIYSATVGGVKLSEPAADLAVALALASAASDTPLPKNLVAIGEVGLAGEVRRVTGVQRRLSEAHRLGFTHALVPADPGRVPDGMKVLEVADMGDALRVLPRSRRREATREEDDRR, from the coding sequence ATGGCTGCCCGTACGAAGTCCGCCAAGGAACGGCCGTCCTACCGCTGCACGGAGTGCGGCTGGCAGACGGCCAAGTGGCTCGGCCGCTGCCCCGAATGCCAGGCCTGGGGCACGGTCGAGGAGTACGGCGCGCCCGCCGTGCGTACGACCACCCCGGGGCGCGTGACCACGTCCGCGGTGCCGATCGGCCAGGTCGACGGGCGTCAGGCGACCGCCCGCTCCACCGGCGTGCCCGAGCTGGACCGGGTGCTCGGCGGCGGTCTGGTGCCCGGGGCGGTGGTGCTCGTCGCGGGTGAGCCGGGCGTCGGGAAGTCCACCCTGCTCCTTGACGTGGCGGCCAAGTCCGCGAGCGAGGAGCACCGGACGCTCTATGTCACCGGTGAGGAGTCCGCCAGCCAGGTGCGGCTGCGGGCCGACCGGATCCACGCCATCGACGACCATCTGTATCTCGCCGCCGAGACCGACCTCGCGGCGGTGCTCGGGCACCTCGACGCCGTGAAGCCGTCGCTGCTGATCCTGGACTCCGTGCAGACGGTGGCCTCGCCCGAGATCGACGGTGCCCCGGGTGGCATGGCGCAGGTGCGGGAGGTGGCGGGGGCGCTGATCCGTGCCTCCAAGGAGCGCGGCATGTCGACGCTCCTTGTGGGCCATGTCACCAAGGACGGGGCCATCGCCGGGCCACGGCTGCTTGAGCACCTCGTCGACGTCGTACTGCACTTCGAGGGTGACCGGCATGCGCGGCTGAGGCTGGTGCGGGGGGTCAAGAACCGGTACGGGACGACCGATGAAGTCGGCTGCTTCGAGTTGCACGACGAAGGGATCACGGGGCTTGCCGATCCCAGCGGGCTCTTTCTCACGCGGCGGGCCGAGCCCGTGCCCGGTACCTGTCTGACCGTCACCCTGGAGGGGCGCCGGCCGCTGGTCGCCGAGGTGCAGGCGCTGACCGTCGACTCGCAGATTCCCTCGCCCCGGCGTACGACCTCCGGGCTCGAGACCTCCCGGGTGTCGATGATGCTGGCCGTGCTGGAGCAGCGCGGGCGCATCAGTGCGCTGGGGAAGAGGGACATCTACAGTGCGACGGTGGGCGGGGTGAAGCTCTCCGAGCCGGCCGCAGACCTCGCCGTCGCGCTGGCGTTGGCGAGTGCGGCCAGTGACACCCCGCTGCCCAAGAACCTCGTCGCGATCGGCGAGGTCGGGCTCGCGGGAGAGGTGAGACGGGTCACGGGGGTGCAGCGCAGGCTCTCCGAAGCTCATCGGCTGGGCTTCACGCACGCCCTGGTGCCGGCCGATCCGGGCAGGGTCCCTGACGGCATGAAGGTCCTGGAAGTCGCGGACATGGGAGACGCCCTGCGGGTGCTTCCGCGCTCGCGTCGGCGAGAGGCCACACGGGAGGAGGACGACCGCCGGTAG
- the disA gene encoding DNA integrity scanning diadenylate cyclase DisA: MAANDRAAAPGKSGGSAGADGLMRASLSAVAPGTSLRDGLERVLRGNTGGLIVLGSDKTVESMCTGGFVLDVEFTATRLRELCKLDGGIVLSSDLSKILRAGVQLLPDPTIPTEETGTRHRTADRVSKQVGFPVVSVSQSMRLIALYVDGQRRVLEDSAAILSRANQALATLERYKLRLDEVAGTLSALEIEDLVTVRDVSAVAQRLEMVRRIATEIAEYVVELGTDGRLLALQLDELIAGVEPERELVVRDYVPEPTAKRSRTVDEALAELDKLSHAELLELSTVARALGYTGSPETLDSAVSPRGFRLLAKVPRLPGAIIDRLVEHFGGLQKLLAASVDDLQTVDGVGEARARSVREGLSRLAESSILERYV, encoded by the coding sequence GTGGCAGCCAACGACCGGGCAGCAGCTCCCGGAAAGTCCGGTGGGAGTGCCGGTGCCGATGGCCTGATGCGCGCCTCACTGAGCGCCGTGGCGCCCGGCACCTCCCTGCGCGACGGCCTGGAGCGGGTCCTGCGCGGCAACACCGGCGGTCTGATCGTGCTGGGTTCCGACAAGACCGTCGAGTCGATGTGCACGGGCGGTTTCGTGCTGGATGTCGAGTTCACCGCGACCCGGCTGCGCGAGCTGTGCAAGCTCGACGGCGGCATCGTGCTGTCCTCGGACCTGTCGAAGATCCTGCGGGCGGGGGTGCAGCTCCTTCCGGATCCGACCATTCCGACGGAGGAGACCGGTACGCGGCACCGTACTGCCGACCGGGTGAGCAAGCAGGTCGGCTTCCCCGTCGTGTCGGTGTCGCAGTCGATGCGGCTGATCGCGTTGTACGTGGACGGGCAGCGGCGGGTGCTGGAGGATTCGGCCGCGATTCTGTCGCGGGCCAATCAGGCGCTGGCGACGCTGGAGCGGTACAAGCTGCGCCTCGACGAGGTCGCGGGGACGCTGTCGGCGTTGGAGATCGAGGACCTGGTGACGGTGCGGGACGTCTCGGCGGTCGCGCAGCGGCTCGAGATGGTGCGCCGGATCGCCACCGAGATCGCCGAGTACGTGGTGGAGCTGGGGACCGACGGGCGGCTGCTGGCGCTGCAGCTGGACGAGTTGATCGCCGGTGTGGAGCCGGAGCGCGAGCTGGTCGTGCGGGACTACGTGCCCGAGCCGACCGCGAAGCGCTCGCGGACGGTCGACGAGGCGCTCGCCGAGCTGGACAAGCTCAGCCATGCCGAGCTGCTGGAGCTGTCCACGGTGGCACGGGCGTTGGGGTACACCGGGTCGCCCGAGACACTGGACTCCGCGGTGTCGCCGCGCGGGTTCCGGCTGCTGGCCAAGGTGCCGCGGCTGCCGGGCGCGATCATCGACCGGCTGGTGGAGCACTTCGGCGGCCTGCAGAAGCTGCTCGCCGCCAGTGTCGACGACCTCCAGACGGTGGACGGCGTCGGTGAGGCGCGGGCGCGCAGCGTGCGGGAGGGGCTGTCGCGGCTGGCGGAGTCGTCGATCCTGGAGCGCTACGTCTGA